One window from the genome of Yamadazyma tenuis chromosome 7, complete sequence encodes:
- a CDS encoding uncharacterized protein (COG:F,H; EggNog:ENOG503P476), with protein MVKNEYSINDIDQLVDRIICLCGSKPKDERLIIGIAGVPGSGKTTLSTKLSEQLNQQKYPTINLPQDGFHSYRSELISMPNSEEAVRRRGAPFTFNASKFLQLVKSLKSPQLRDRDLYAPSFDHSIKDPVENDIKISKDTDIIILEGNYLALKDEVWCELANYMDEIWFLETNFEVTRKRLIKRHLQAGIARTESEAIDRADNNDLVNGQYIIDNSICPDVTIITPV; from the coding sequence ATGGTCAAGAACGAGTACCTGATAAATGATATagatcaattggttgacaGGATTATTTGTCTTTGTGGTAGTAAGCCTAAGGATGAAAGACTAATAATCGGAATTGCTGGAGTTCCTGGTTCAGGTAAAACAACTTTAAGTACCAAATTGAGTGAGCAATTGAACCAACAAAAATACCCAACCATAAATTTACCCCAGGATGGATTTCACTCCTACCGTCTGGAATTGATCTCTATGCCTAACAGTGAGGAAGCGGTTCGAAGAAGAGGTGCTCCGTTCACTTTCAACGCTTCCAAATTCTTGCAATTAGTCAAGAGCTTGAAATCTCCTCAACTTAGAGACAGAGACTTATATGCTCCATCCTTTGATCATAGTATCAAAGACCCTGTTGAGAACGATATAAAGATTCTGAAAGACACAGATATAATTATCCTCGAGGGAAACTATTTGGCTTTAAAAGATGAAGTTTGGTGTGAATTAGCCAATTACATGGACGAGATATGGTTTTTAGAAACCAATTTTGAAGTaacaagaaaaagactCATCAAACGGCACTTGCAAGCAGGAATTGCCAGAACCGAGCTGGAAGCCATTGATAGAGCAGATAATAATGATCTTGTCAACGGCCAATACATTATAGACAACTCAATTTGTCCAGATGTAACAATAATCACCCCCGTATAG
- the THG1 gene encoding tRNA-His guanylyltransferase (COG:H; EggNog:ENOG503NXAV; BUSCO:EOG09264G0H) produces MANSKYEYVKKFERENYLLPDTYVVIRVDGKGFHKFSKFYNFDKPNDLKALEVMNTAAYNLMNQFGDIVMAYGDSDEYSFLLKRSSEVYQRREAKWVSLFASSFTAYYLMEFSKQFDLQSKMVPIFDARAVVYPNPQVVQDYFRWRQVDCHINNLYNTTFWKLVESGMTNQEAENRLIGTLSADKNELLFKMGINYNNEPEIFKKGTIFVREPREDKKRKQVVNKYHIDLIKDDFWHSREGLLQ; encoded by the coding sequence ATGGCCAACAGCAAATACGAGTACGTAAAGAAGTTCGAGAGAGAAAATTATCTTCTTCCCGATACTTATGTGGTGATACGAGTTGATGGCAAGGGGTTCCacaagttttcaaaattCTACAACTTTGACAAGCCCAACGACCTAAAGGCCCTAGAGGTGATGAACACAGCTGCATACAATTTAATGAACCAGTTCGGAGATATTGTCATGGCATATGGGGACAGTGATGAATACTCGTTTCTTCTAAAGAGGTCCAGTGAGGTGTACCAGCGGCGAGAAGCAAAATGGGTAAGTCTATTTGCATCGAGCTTCACCGCCTACTACTTGATGGAATTCTCCAAACAATTCGATCTCCAAAGCAAAATGGTGCCAATATTTGATGCCCGAGCGGTGGTTTATCCCAACCCACAGGTGGTACAAGACTATTTCCGGTGGAGACAGGTCGATTGCCATATAAATAATTTGTACAACACAACCTTTtggaagttggtggaatcAGGAATGACTAACCAGGAAGCGGAAAACCGTTTGATTGGAACCCTTTCAGCGGATAAAAATGAGTTACTTTTCAAGATGGGTATAAATTACAACAATGAACCGGAGATATTCAAAAAAGGTACGATTTTTGTGAGAGAGCCGCGTGAGGACAAGAAACGCAAACAAGTGGTTAACAAGTATCATATCGACCTTATTAAGGACGATTTCTGGCATTCTCGAGAAGGCTTGCTCCAATGA
- the RPA2 gene encoding DNA-directed RNA polymerase I subunit rpa2 (EggNog:ENOG503NV92; COG:K), with the protein MSTAKFRTLEREQRFQNPPKDKSAYPMLYEAIEPHIGSFNALTEGAHGGLLNLAVKDIGAKTIFDSTSTDRLGNKLMIKVDSVEIGKPSIPTNDKLSLNSNTLPYECRERMISYRSKLRLKVTWSVNDGEEMSEIRDCGLLPVMLRSSRCHLQNLSPDELVKHKEESDEFGGYFIVNGIEKLIRMLIVQRRNHPMALIRPSFASRGNSYTKYGIQIRCVRPDQTSQTNVLHYLSDGNVTFRFSWKKNEYLVPVQMILKALMETSDREIFDGIIGTDLSNSFLTDRLELLLRTYNKSYNLYSNQETLAYLGDKFRVVFDGTPDMSDIEVGKLVLKRIVLVHLDSNQDKFRMLLFMIRKLYSLVAGDCCPDNPDATQHQEVLLGGFLYGMIVKEKIEEYLNNFKLQVSSDLNRGLKVNFHERKYISRVFQRINENIGQKLQYFLSTGNLVSQSGLDLQQVSGYTVVAEKINFHRFISHFRMVHRGSFFAELKTTTVRKLLPESWGFLCPVHTPDGSPCGLLNHLAHKCKITTKQSDVSGVPGALSQLGISSVNSFAAGPGVCCVQLDGKILGWTSHEKAKIVADTLRYWKIEGSHNIPLDLEVGYVPPSNKGQYPGLYLFGGHARMVRPVKYLPLGKTDIVGPFEQVYMNIAVTPEEITNNIHSHVEFSPTNILSILANLTPFSDFNQSPRNMYQCQMGKQTMGTPGVGLVHRSDNKLYRLQSGQTPIVKANLYDDYGMDNFPNGTNAVVAVISYTGYDMDDAMIINKSADERGFGYGTVYKVEKVDLGMSRRRGDPITQHIGFGDDDWPEIWQNKLDADGLPQIGVKVEEGDPIIAYFDDTLGKTKVKTYHSSEPAYIEEVKLLADDTNSECQQLSIKYRITRQPLIGDKFSSRHGQKGVCSRKWPQTDMPFSETGIQPDVIINPHAFPSRMTIGMFVESLAGKAGALHGMAHDATPWKFSESDTPADYFGDQLLAAGYNYHGNEPMYSGVTGEELRADIYIGVVYYQRLRHMVNDKFQVRSTGPVNSLTMQPVKGRKRSGGIRVGEMERDALIGHGTAFLLQDRLLNCSDYTHTSLCKDCGSLLTTQASVPRIGSMSSIRCRSCSKKLESFSNEFINESDIWEDGQGKKFVGGENTTTVAIPFVLKYLDSELAAMGIKLKYNVQPR; encoded by the coding sequence ATGTCCACCGCCAAATTCAGAACGTTGGAGAGGGAGCAGCGGTTTCAGAACCCTCCCAAGGATAAGTCTGCATATCCCATGTTGTACGAAGCCATTGAGCCCCACATTGGCTCGTTTAATGCCTTAACTGAAGGTGCTCATGGTGGTCTATTGAACTTGGCTGTCAAGGACATTGGGGCCAAAACCATCTTTGATTCAACTTCCACCGATAGGTTAGggaacaagttgatgatcaagGTCGACTCTGTAGAAATCGGTAAGCCCTCAATACCCACCAACGATAAGTTATCATTGAATTCAAACACTTTACCATATGAGTGCAGAGAGAGAATGATCAGCTACAGATCCAAGTTGAGATTAAAAGTCACTTGGTCCGTTAACGATGGCGAAGAGATGTCTGAAATCAGAGACTGTGGGCTCTTGCCAGTGATGTTGAGATCCAGCAGATGCCACCTTCAGAACTTATCTCCtgatgagttggtgaagcACAAGGAAGAAAGTGATGAGTTTGGAGGTTACTTTATTGTAAACGGTAttgagaagttgatcaGAATGTTGATTGTGCAAAGACGGAACCACCCCATGGCCTTGATCAGACCCAGTTTTGCTAGCAGAGGCAACTCATATACCAAATACGGTATTCAAATCAGATGTGTCAGACCAGACCAAACTTCTCAAACTAACGTATTGCATTACCTTAGTGATGGTAACGTCACCTTTAGATTTagttggaagaagaacgaGTACTTGGTTCCTGTTCAAATGATATTGAAGGCCCTTATGGAAACCAGTGATCGAGAGATTTTCGATGGAATCATTGGCACTGAtctttccaactccttctTGACTGATAGATTGGAATTATTATTGAGAACCTACAACAAGTCTTACAACCTTTACTCCAATCAAGAAACTTTGGCATATTTGGGAGACAAATTCAGAGTGGTGTTTGATGGAACTCCTGATATGAGCGATATAGAAGTTGGtaagttggtgttgaagagaattGTGTTGGTGCACTTGGACTCTAACCAAGATAAGTTCAGAATGCTATTATTCATGATCAGAAAACTATACTCCTTGGTTGCTGGAGACTGTTGTCCAGATAATCCTGATGCCACTCAGCATCAAGAAGTCTTATTGGGTGGATTTTTGTACGGTATGATTGTCAAAGAGAAGATCGAAGAatatttgaacaatttcaagttgCAAGTTCTGTCCGACTTGAATAGAGGCTTGAAAGTCAACTTCCACGAACGTAAATATATTTCAAGAGTGTTCCAAAGGATCAATGAAAATATCGGTCAAAAGTTGCAGTACTTTTTGTCTACTGGTAATTTGGTTTCACAGTCTGGTTTAGATTTGCAACAAGTAAGTGGTTACACAGTTGTAGCAGAAAAGATTAATTTCCACAGATTCATTTCCCATTTCAGGATGGTTCATAGAGGTTCTTTCTTCGCTGAGTTGAAAACGACCACCGTCAGAAAATTGTTACCCGAATCCTGGGGTTTCTTATGTCCAGTGCACACTCCTGATGGTTCTCCATGTGGTTTATTGAATCACTTGGCTCACAAGTGTAAGATTACCACCAAACAGTCGGATGTATCTGGAGTCCCTGGTGCATTGTCACAATTGGGAATATCTTCTGTGAACTCGTTTGCTGCCGGTCCTGGTGTATGTTGTGTGCAATTGGATGGTAAGATTCTTGGATGGACTTCCCATGAAAAAGCCAAGATTGTGGCTGACACTTTAAGATATTGGAAGATTGAAGGTTCTCACAACATTcctttggacttggaagtCGGGTACGTGCCCCCAAGTAACAAGGGTCAATACCCTGGATTATATCTTTTCGGAGGCCATGCCAGAATGGTGAGACCTGTTAAATACTTACCCTTGGGCAAGACCGATATTGTTGGTccatttgaacaagtttaCATGAATATTGCTGTAACACCCGAAGAGATTACGAATAACATCCACAGCCATGTTGAATTTTCTCCCACAAACATCTTGTCGATTTTGGCAAACTTGACTCCATTCTCAGATTTCAACCAATCTCCAAGAAATATGTATCAATGTCAAATGGGTAAACAAACTATGGGTACTCCTGGTGTTGGTTTAGTTCACAGATCTGATAACAAGTTGTACAGATTACAATCTGGCCAGACTCCAATTGTCAAGGCTAACTTGTATGATGATTATGGAATGGACAATTTCCCTAACGGGACTAATGCAGTTGTGGCAGTTATCTCATACACGGGTTATGATATGGATGATGCTATGATTATCAACAAGCTGGCAGACGAAAGAGGGTTTGGTTATGGTACAGTCTACAAGGTCGAAAAAGTGGACTTGGGAATGAGTAGAAGGAGAGGTGATCCAATTACTCAACACATTGGTTTTGGAGACGACGACTGGCCCGAAATCTGGCAGAACAAATTGGATGCCGATGGGTTGCCACAAATTGGTGTcaaggttgaagaaggtgatcCAATTATCGCTTACTTTGATGACACATTAGGAAAGACCAAGGTGAAAACCTACCATTCCAGTGAACCGGCctatattgaagaagtcaagttgttggctGATGATACCAACAGTGAGTGTCAGCAACTTTCAATCAAGTATAGAATTACCAGACAACCCCTTATTGGTGATAAGTTTTCTTCCAGACATGGTCAAAAAGGTGTTTGTTCGAGAAAATGGCCACAAACTGACATGCCTTTCAGTGAAACCGGTATTCAGCCTGACGTTATTATTAACCCTCATGCTTTCCCATCTCGTATGACCATCGGTATGTTTGTTGAAAGTTTGGCAGGAAAGGCTGGTGCTTTGCACGGCATGGCACACGATGCTACCCCTTGGAAATTTAGTGAATCTGATACTCCAGCAGATTACTTCGGTGACCAATTATTGGCTGCTGGATATAACTACCACGGTAACGAGCCTATGTATTCAGGTGTCACTGGTGAAGAGTTGAGAGCTGATATCTACATTGGTGTGGTTTACTACCAAAGATTGAGACACATGGTGAACGATAAGTTCCAGGTCAGATCCACTGGTCCTGTCAACTCTTTGACCATGCAACCTGTTAAAGGTAGGAAGAGATCTGGTGGTATCAGAGTGGGAGAAATGGAAAGGGATGCCCTCATTGGACATGGTACTGCGTTCTTATTGCAAGATAGATTATTGAACTGCTCCGACTACACCCATACGTCTTTGTGTAAAGACTGTGGTTCCTTGTTGACCACTCAAGCATCTGTCCCTAGAATTGGCTCCATGTCTTCCATCAGATGTAGAAGTTGttccaagaaattggagaGCTTTTCCAAtgaattcatcaatgaaTCTGATATCTGGGAAGATGGTCAAGGAAAGAAGTTTGTGGGAGGTGAAAATACGACGACGGTTGCTATTCCATTTGTATTGAAATATTTGGATTCGGAATTGGCAGCTATGGgcatcaagttgaagtacaaCGTTCAACCCAGATGA
- the sif3 gene encoding Sad1-interacting factor 3 (EggNog:ENOG503NUYI; COG:S), which produces MSSSSSRRSGSPRSTVPLQKPTAKRSPSILVTDARTNLSNGARAPFAGQNYKRQQQLQQSQKPISSISLRKRLLTRPTRYADISVDKLLSNSSDIPSGQSRFPLSPSMPTSPNMNYSNSNHSSPPPSLRLSGSTVDRRAGKGSALPSRTSKTSQKLVLIPDESIDHTMVPSRGASADFPQISRSRAELMPKDRRAQEFSRMTAYFICEQFDLEVVSDFLSDKHEVKPRLYDEALYIPYALPLLPGSDGFRVKSNNSAKLLPNQQYMEKLINKSERADYLYEYYSGVETPEDANNYSMDPEVENDSTPFDPSEPQFFAPSDPGEEGGESESSPPPNRESLISKRDTNDESIHDFSKHHGEMFVFEYGIVVFWNFSETHEKNILADLSFAYNESVPLMINPIKEQDIETEEFHFDYDENVHRPRIYNDMITLRSADHLIKLTMSHAIAQSTKLGLFESRMINVLQSISRLPKKLALTGELGLSRGQLLKKSGKLFKLRSDVNLSSSILDTPNFFWSLEPALHPLYNAVRDYLEIDQRVQVINERCKVFLEFSDIVNDSINEKSTSRITLMFIIIIFLSLSESTPKQAASASKDAAEGKYSISEFDDNIDPRFQYFAYHYEHHAQYIIRCDHGCFHLRSLRFKTRQNAEKFFNNLLQNDINLTPRLIKPGDRFQVTLGELQTWLSNPSMQFLWTKVSLDLIEDTYNSNGSSTPDDKCI; this is translated from the exons ATGAGCAGCTCATCGTCGAGGCGATCAGGGTCGCCTAGATCTACTGTACCCTTGCAAAAGCCAACAGCTAAACGTTCTCCTTCGATTTTGGTTACCGATGCAAGAACCAATTTGCTGAACGGTGCAAGAGCTCCTTTTGCAGGCCAAAACTATAAACGACAACAGCAACTCCAACAATCACAAAAACCCATATCATCTATATCGTTAAGAAAGCGTCTTTTGACAAGGCCAACTCGATATGCTGATATCTCTGTcgacaagttgttgagcaaCTCAAGCGACATTCCTTCGGGGCAAAGCAGGTTTCCATTAAGTCCTAGTATGCCTACATCTCCAAATATGAACTACAGTAACTCCAACCACAGTTCTCCACCACCTAGTTTAAGACTTTCGGGGAGTACTGTCGATAGAAGAGCAGGTAAGGGGCTGGCATTACCTTCTAGGACTTCCAAAACTTCCCAGaaattggtgttgattcCTGATGAATCCATTGACCATACTATGGTTCCGTCAAGGGGAGCCTCGGCTGACTTCCCCCAAATACTGAGGTCTCGTGCTGAGTTAATGCCCAAAGACCGACGTGCCCAAGAATTTAGCAGAATGACAGCTTACTTCATCTGTGAACAGTTTGACTTAGAAGTGGTTTCTGACTTTCTTAGTGATAAACATGAAGTGAAACCTCGTCTTTATGACGAAGCATTATACATTCCATATGCTTTGCCACTTCTACCAGGAAGTGATGGGTTCAGAGTCAAATCGAATAATTCAGCAAAGTTGTTGCCTAACCAGCAATAcatggagaagttgattaaCAAAAGTGAAAGAGCTGATTACTTGTATGAATACTATTCAGGCGTGGAAACCCCCGAAGACGCCAAtaactactccatggaTCCTGAGGTAGAAAATGACAGCACTCCGTTCGATCCCTCTGAACCTCAGTTTTTTGCACCCAGTGACCCAGGTGAGGAAGGTGGCGAATCGGAAAGTTCTCCACCCCCTAATCGGGAGTCCCTTATTAGTAAAAGGGACACCAATGATGAATCTATTCATGACTTTTCCAAGCACCATGGTGAAATGTTCGTTTTCGAGTATGGGATTGTGGTATTTTGGAATTTTTCAGAAACTCATGAAAAGAACATTTTGGCTGATCTTTCCTTCGCATACAACGAGTCAGTCCCATTAATGATCAACCCAATAAAAGAGCAGGATattgaaacagaagaatTTCACTTCGATTATGATGAAAATGTCCACCGTCCCAGAATCTATAATGATATGATTACCTTAAGATCTGCAGACCATTTGATTAAATTGACGATGTCTCACGCCATTGCTCAGCTGACTAAACTAGGATTGTTCGAAAGTCGCATGATCAATGTTTTGCAACTGATCTCTAGGTTACCTAAAAAACTAGCATTAACAGGAGAATTGGGATTAAGCAGGGGtcaattgttgaaaaagtcgGGAAAGCTATTCAAATTGAGATCGGACGTCAAtttatcaagttcaattcTCGATACCCCTAATTTCTTCTGGTCCTTGGAACCAGCTTTGCATCCGTTGTATAACGCCGTCAGAGACTACCTTgaaattgaccaaagagTTCAGGTGATTAACGAGAGATGTAAAGTATTCCTAGAGTTCCTGGATATCGTCAATGATAGTATTAATGAGAAGAGTACCAGTCGAATCACGTTGATGTTTATCATTATTATATTTTTGAGCTTACTG GAATCAACACCCAAACAAGCTGCTTCCGCCAGCAAGGACGCAGCAGAGGGCAAGTATTCTATTAGTGAGTTTGACGATAATATTGATCCCAGATTTCAATACTTTGCATATCACTACGAACATCATGCTCAGTACATTATCCGCTGTGATCACGGATGCTTTCACCTTCGAAGCTTGAGGTTCAAAACAAGACAGAATGCTgagaagttcttcaataacTTACTTCAAAACGATATTAATTTGACTCCTCGCTTGATCAAACCTGGAGATCGCTTCCAAGTGACTTTGGGAGAGTTACAAACCTGGTTGTCGAATCCTAGTATGCAATTCCTATGGACAAAGGTATCCCTTGATTTGATCGAAGATACTTATAATAGCAATGGATCAAGTACTCCAGATGACAAATGCATATAA
- a CDS encoding uncharacterized protein (EggNog:ENOG503NY23; COG:A), translated as MSLPSRFAPGGITDDDSRKIVTIGRYEKKPIEYTIKTIEEKVERAASHSTNKDIEMVPMDNYNEAQVISEYITHSRSLDEIPHDSMEVDGEFSNVTIEPNTSYLVIDTNFVLSHLKVLDDITKVSDLYRLRIIVPLTTIRELDGLKNSSRVVESEDNNTSLNGKTIGHLARWGNDWIFRQLSNVNSPVKGQSMKQKLDRTSIKDDSILDCCLFFKQNYPANLVVLLSNDKNLCLKALSNEVLTVSYRPTMSAKLIGETIYGESVSRYGKESGPVFVEKSPTPVPRVSVSNEEQTDFHSVAQKIYSEVFTLTKSAINHVMLAVFEEDIDLVSNYEPNKIQDLRDCDSTIRVFWISAFSEYLQRIDYKNSVFIVTLPTGKPELEKFIEEWKSY; from the exons ATGTCTCTACCTTCCAGGTTTGCACCTGGAGGAATAACAGATGATGATAGCCGAAAGATAGTAACCATCGGCCGCTATGAGAAGAAACCTATAGAGTATACTATCAAGACCATCGAGGAAAAGGTTGAGAGGGCAGCTAGCCATAGCACAAACAAAGATATAGAAATGGTCCCCATGGACAACTACAACGAAGCACAAGTAATTTCCGAGTACATAACTCATTCCAGATCCCTAGACGAAATTCCTCACGACTCCATGGAAGTTGATGGGGAGTTCAGCAATGTTACAATTGAGCCCAACACGTCGTACTTGGTTATCGATACCAACTTTGTGCTTTCTCATCttaaagttcttgatgatattacAAAAGTCTCAGACCTTTACAGACTACGAATAATTGTTCCTTTAACAACCATCAGGGAATTGGACgggttgaagaattcaTCAAGAGTAGTAGAGTCCGAGGATAACAACACGTCATTGAACGGTAAAACAATTGGCCATTTAGCACGATGGGGAAATGATTGGATCTTCAGACAATTAAGCAACGTCAACAGTCCAGTAAAGGGACAGAGTATGAAACAGAAACTCGACAGAACGTCCATTAAAGATGACTCTATCTTGGATTGttgtctcttcttcaaacaaaattATCCTGCTAATTTAGTGGTGCTTTTATCCAATGATAAAAACTTATGTTTGAAAGCATTATCAAATGAGGTGCTAACGGTAAGCTATAGACCTACCATGAGTGCTAAGTTGATTGGCGAAACGATTTACGGTGAAAGCGTTTCTCGGTACGGAAAGGAGTCTGGTCCTGTGTTTGTAGAAAAACTGCCAACACCCGTTCCTCGGGTATCTGTTTCAAATGAAGAGCAAACTGATTTCCATTCGGTGGCCCAAAAGATCTACAGCGAAGTATTTACACTCACCAAATCTGCAATAAATCATGTAATGTTAGCAGTATTTGAAGAGGATATTGATCTAGTGTCGAACTATGAGCCAAATAAAATACAGGACTTAAGGGATTGTGATTCTACAATCAGAGTTTTCTGGATTTCTGCTTTTAGTGAATACTTGCAACGCATCGATTACAAAAACAGTGTGTTCATAGTTACTCTACCGACTGGTAAACccgaattggaaaagtttATTGAAGAGTGGA AAAGCTATTGA